From a single Bryobacter aggregatus MPL3 genomic region:
- a CDS encoding PadR family transcriptional regulator, with protein sequence MPKAEMPSGALLLLILRVLQSGPLHGYAIAQRIHLLSSEILSVEEGSLYPALQKLLLKGWASADWGISDTNRKVRFYELTAAGRKQLESEVSDYNRVSEAIQAVLKNA encoded by the coding sequence ATGCCTAAAGCTGAGATGCCTTCGGGCGCCCTCCTCCTCCTGATCCTGCGTGTCCTCCAGTCCGGTCCCCTCCACGGTTATGCGATCGCCCAGCGCATTCATCTGCTCTCTTCCGAAATCCTCTCCGTTGAAGAAGGCTCGCTCTATCCCGCCTTGCAGAAGCTCTTGCTGAAAGGTTGGGCGAGTGCAGACTGGGGCATCTCCGACACCAACCGCAAAGTCCGTTTCTATGAATTGACGGCCGCCGGGCGCAAGCAACTCGAAAGCGAAGTCTCCGATTACAACCGCGTCAGCGAAGCGATCCAGGCGGTACT